A stretch of Dysidea avara chromosome 5, odDysAvar1.4, whole genome shotgun sequence DNA encodes these proteins:
- the LOC136256307 gene encoding zinc finger MYM-type protein 1-like produces MDKCQRRIVEFVASKKKAASTGARPNSTTQVIIIDDSDRDSDSQEMDTIEATTFSSVSADVPVRQLDEDSDEDVENEEEIQLIPQVSAVTQQSREQLSEETVSQVDSPSSNLVGTPEISISVARNTASDSATVCSTSDGCGCVGCSDLTRPNQPLDVSKSKCMQSHLSKERQLGQKKQYNRSIQTSWYNKYPWITVCTGRYKIYCRICCLAKQHGLLSTSVLKNSSFIGDGFGNWNKALERFHMHENSDMHREAVERLQLRESSIHIGCILDTRAAPEQEFHRSMLLKLLRAIKFLGKQGLAIRGHNENAEAFQGNLYQLLLLQAEDCPGMNEWLRQREYISPTIVDELIKSMGKSILRDIISEVSSAPWYAIIADEATDVSGTEQVSVSVRWVNNCYEVHEDLLGLKELPNTKAVTIHHEIKDVLMRCSLSISQCRGQAYDGASNMSGIRNGAQALFKQEEPKALYVHCLAHSLNLCVQDVSKKCKLLRNTLDFIYNLVQLIKFSPKRLNLFETLKSDVTVNTGETLPSLRTLCPTRWTVRHGAIASVLKNYKVLLTALDTIQEGHDEYAAKASGLLNRMEQFDTFFGLKLAHQIFAPAEQCSTNIQAVNITVQEAMKAANVLISHLRSIRNESTFNCFYERVIHESQSLTAEPKLPRIHKLPRRLDHGSSAPHQHSCTRDMYRQTYYEAIDTVSEEVKRRFDQSDIQLIRDIETLLLTCANGTGTDSLSQALVRFLEGDVDVEHLKVQLRMLPDAIKTALNGTIKRVTNVRTIADAMMQSEIYQNMLCEVNKVLLLYFTFPVTTSTAERSFSSLRRIKTYLRNTISACKLNNLLLMHVHQHRTDKLDLVSIAREFISVNSRRMNYFGKTM; encoded by the coding sequence ATGGACAAGTGTCAGAGACGTATCGTCGAGTTTGTGGCAAGCAAGAAGAAAGCTGCTAGCACAGGTGCTAGGCCGAACAGCACAACCCAAGTTATAATCATCGATGATTCCGATCGAGATTCCGATAGTCAAGAAATGGATACAATTGAAGCGACCACGTTTTCATCCGTTTCCGCTGATGTTCCGGTTCGACAGTTAGACGAAGATTCGGATGAAGACGTTGAAAATGAAGAGGAAATACAGCTGATCCCACAGGTTAGTGCTGTTACACAACAATCACGCGAACAATTAAGCGAAGAAACGGTGTCTCAAGTGGACTCTCCAAGTAGTAATCTTGTAGGCACGCCGGAAATTAGTATTAGTGTAGCAAGGAACACAGCTTCTGACAGTGCCACTGTTTGTAGCACATCAGATGGCTGTGGTTGTGTTGGTTGTAGTGATTTAACTAGGCCAAACCAGCCATTGGATGTGTCCAAATCAAAATGTATGCAATCACATCTTAGCAAAGAAAGGCAGCTAGGGCAGAAGAAACAATACAATAGATCCATACAAACATCCTGGTATAATAAATACCCTTGGATTACTGTCTGCACCGGTCGGTATAAAATATACTGTAGGATCTGTTGCTTAGCAAAGCAACACGGACTATTGTCAACTTCAGTGCTTAAAAATTCATCATTTATCGGTGATGGATTTGGTAATTGGAACAAAGCCCTTGAAAGATTTCACATGCATGAAAATAGTGATATGCATCGTGAAGCAGTAGAGCGGCTTCAGTTGAGGGAGTCTAGTATCCACATTGGCTGTATACTAGACACCAGAGCTGCTCCTGAGCAAGAATTTCACAGGAGCATGCTTCTAAAGTTGTTACGGGCAATCAAATTTTTAGGAAAACAGGGTTTGGCTATTAGGGGTCACAATGAAAATGCAGAGGCTTTTCAAGGTAATCTGTACCAACTTCTCCTGTTACAAGCAGAAGATTGCCCAGGCATGAACGAATGGCTGAGACAACGTGAGTACATTTCACCAACAATTGTAGATGAGCTAATAAAATCAATGGGGAAAAGCATTCTCAGAGACATCATAAGTGAAGTCAGTAGTGCCCCATGGTATGCTATAATTGCTGACGAAGCCACTGATGTTTCAGGTACTGAGCAAGTATCTGTATCAGTTCGTTGGGTTAATAATTGCTATGAAGTTCATGAAGACCTCTTGGGCTTGAAAGAACTCCCTAATACTAAAGCCGTGACCATCCACCATGAAATCAAAGATGTGCTGATGAGATGTTCGTTGTCTATTTCTCAGTGTAGAGGGCAGGCTTACGATGGAGCTAGCAACATGAGCGGCATAAGGAATGGGGCCCAGGCACTATTCAAACAAGAAGAACCTAAAGCTCTTTATGTTCATTGCTTAGCACACAGTTTAAATCTATGTGTACAAGATGTTTCTAAAAAGTGCAAGCTTCTCCGAAACACCCTGGATTTTATTTATAACTTGGTCCAGCTTATAAAATTTTCTCCTAAAAGGCTAAACCTTTTTGAAACTTTAAAAAGCGATGTGACAGTGAACACAGGTGAAACACTGCCTTCATTGAGGACTCTCTGTCCAACTCGATGGACTGTGAGACATGGGGCTATAGCGAGTGTTTTAAAGAATTACAAAGTATTGTTAACTGCTCTTGATACCATACAGGAAGGGCATGATGAATATGCTGCAAAGGCAAGCGGGCTGTTAAATCGGATGGAGCAGTTTGATACTTTTTTTGGCTTAAAACTGGCTCACCAGATATTTGCTCCAGCTGAGCAGTGCTCCACCAATATTCAAGCAGTTAACATTACTGTTCAAGAAGCAATGAAGGCTGCCAATGTGCTTATTTCTCATCTTCGTTCAATACGAAATGAAAGCACATTTAATTGTTTTTATGAACGTGTCATCCATGAGTCACAGTCTCTGACTGCAGAACCCAAGTTGCCTAGAATCCACAAATTGCCTAGAAGGCTGGACCATGGGTCTTCTGCACCTCATCAACACTCGTGTACAAGAGACATGTATCGACAAACTTACTATGAGGCCATTGATACAGTATCAGAAGAAGTTAAAAGGCGATTTGATCAATCAGATATCCAATTGATCCGAGATATAGAGACCCTGTTGCTAACATGTGCTAATGGTACTGGTACAGACTCGTTGTCTCAGGCTTTAGTTAGGTTTCTTGAAGGAGATGTAGATGTCGAGCATTTGAAAGTTCAGTTGCGCATGCTGCCTGATGCGATAAAAACTGCACTCAATGGTACCATCAAAAGAGTCACCAATGTTAGAACTATAGCAGATGCCATGATGCAATCAGAAATTTATCAAAATATGCTCTGTGAAGTTAATAAAGTTCTTTTGCTATATTTCACATTTCCTGTGACTACTTCCACTGCTGAAAGATCATTTTCAAGTCTCCGTAGAATTAAAACTTACTTGCGGAATACGATTAGTGCCTGTAAATTGAACAACCTGTTGCTTATGCATGTTCACCAGCATAGAACTGATAAATTAGATTTAGTTTCAATTGCGAGGGAATTTATATCTGTCAACTCCAGAAGAATGAACTATTTTGGCAAAACAATGTAA